In uncultured Cohaesibacter sp., a genomic segment contains:
- a CDS encoding P1 family peptidase, with protein sequence MTTRNARDHGITTGTLETGPTNSLADVPGVSFGQVTLSDGPVQTGVTVIHPTEGSAFEQKCIAACHVINGFGKSVGLMQLSELGQLETPIVLTNTLSVGTASTALVRHMLAGHPAIGDTTGTVNPVVMECNDGAYLNDIRGLHVTEAHVLEALQQHAPTLEQGAKGAGTGMSCYGLKGGVGSASRLVPLAGWTFTLGAATLCNMGRLPNLMVGGRPVGAEIMALESSKAGATAELGSIIIILGTNAPLTARQMERICKRATAGLARTGTQFGSGSGDVVLGFTTANRLPHTAPADPVLAIEMLHEDSLDSLFSATIEVVEEAILNALFAAETTYGKQGRSRKSLSDWWKELEV encoded by the coding sequence ATGACCACCAGAAACGCCAGAGACCACGGCATCACAACGGGAACGCTAGAAACAGGCCCGACCAACAGCCTCGCCGATGTCCCCGGGGTCTCCTTCGGTCAGGTCACCCTGTCCGATGGTCCGGTGCAGACCGGGGTCACGGTCATCCACCCGACGGAAGGCTCGGCCTTCGAGCAGAAGTGCATTGCGGCCTGTCATGTGATCAATGGCTTTGGCAAGAGCGTCGGGCTGATGCAACTGTCCGAGTTGGGGCAACTGGAAACCCCGATCGTCCTGACCAACACGCTTTCGGTCGGCACCGCCTCAACCGCCCTCGTCCGGCACATGCTCGCCGGACACCCGGCCATTGGCGACACCACAGGGACGGTCAATCCGGTTGTCATGGAATGCAATGATGGTGCCTATCTCAACGATATCCGCGGGCTTCATGTCACCGAGGCTCATGTTCTGGAGGCATTACAGCAGCACGCTCCCACGCTGGAACAGGGGGCAAAAGGCGCCGGAACGGGCATGAGCTGTTACGGCCTCAAAGGCGGCGTCGGATCGGCCTCACGGCTGGTGCCTCTGGCTGGCTGGACCTTCACGCTCGGTGCTGCAACGCTGTGCAACATGGGCCGTTTGCCCAACCTGATGGTCGGTGGGCGTCCGGTCGGGGCCGAAATCATGGCGCTTGAGAGCAGCAAGGCAGGCGCAACTGCCGAACTTGGTTCCATCATCATCATCCTCGGCACCAACGCGCCGCTTACCGCGCGCCAGATGGAACGCATCTGCAAACGCGCGACCGCCGGCCTCGCCCGCACGGGAACCCAGTTCGGCTCAGGCAGCGGTGATGTTGTGCTGGGATTCACGACGGCCAATCGCCTGCCCCATACTGCGCCGGCAGATCCGGTCCTGGCGATAGAGATGCTGCATGAGGATAGTCTTGACAGCCTGTTCAGCGCGACCATCGAAGTGGTTGAAGAGGCAATCCTCAATGCGCTGTTTGCAGCGGAGACCACTTACGGCAAGCAGGGACGTAGCCGCAAGAGCCTTTCTGACTGGTGGAAAGAGCTGGAAGTCTGA
- a CDS encoding Rrf2 family transcriptional regulator, producing the protein MRLTQHSNYAMRLLMYCALKPDHTVRLAEIAGAYDISGHHLNKIAQRLVHIGAIQAIRGRNGGIRLAKAPEDINVGEVIRQTEENMIIVECFSEETNTCPLISQCKFRLLLQDALAAFLKVLDAYTLDDMIAHPDCLKPLLGMSEQIGNLSDVHRPNCA; encoded by the coding sequence ATGCGTCTTACCCAGCACTCAAATTATGCAATGCGCCTGCTGATGTATTGTGCGCTCAAGCCCGATCACACTGTTCGCCTTGCCGAGATTGCTGGCGCTTATGACATTTCTGGTCACCACCTGAACAAGATCGCCCAGCGTCTGGTGCACATCGGTGCCATTCAGGCCATCCGCGGCCGGAACGGCGGCATAAGGCTGGCCAAGGCCCCCGAGGACATCAATGTCGGGGAAGTCATTCGTCAGACCGAGGAAAACATGATCATCGTGGAATGTTTTTCCGAGGAGACGAACACCTGTCCGTTGATCTCCCAGTGCAAATTCCGCCTGCTGCTGCAGGATGCGCTTGCAGCTTTCCTCAAGGTGCTGGACGCTTACACGCTTGACGATATGATTGCCCATCCAGATTGTCTCAAACCTCTGCTCGGGATGAGCGAACAGATCGGAAATCTGAGCGACGTCCATCGGCCCAACTGTGCCTGA
- a CDS encoding TIGR03862 family flavoprotein: protein MNTPGKTVAIIGAGAAGLMAADHLSETRPDLAIRIYDAMPSPARKVLMAGKSGLNISHQSGLSHPEDFAAQYGEAAAWMEPMLSAFGTRDILEWMQALGQDAFTGSSGKIFPRTMKASPLLRALMKRLEQRGVQLVTRHRWTGWSEDGALLFMTPDGIATVEADACLLALGGPSWPRLGTDGAALGPLSERGIENRPYRPANCGFDVDLPEDFVSQWAGAPVKSVRLKFGSQSANGDFVISRHADRSGEEMQGKSCGSIEGGAIYALSAPLRDAIERDGTATLMVDLRPHLTLAQLKTRLDRPKGKQSLSNHLRKCLKLQGLKAALLKIATDKAVMSDMDRLVESIKALPVTLTRPRPIAEAISTAGGVLLTELDDGLMVKRLPGLFMAGEMLDWEAPTGGYLLTGCLSQGYRAAEGIAHYLTMDE, encoded by the coding sequence ATGAACACCCCAGGAAAAACCGTTGCAATTATCGGCGCAGGCGCTGCCGGACTGATGGCAGCCGACCATTTGTCGGAAACCCGTCCGGATCTCGCCATCCGGATTTATGATGCCATGCCCAGCCCGGCCCGCAAAGTGCTGATGGCAGGCAAGAGCGGCCTCAACATTTCCCATCAGTCAGGCCTCAGTCATCCGGAAGACTTTGCAGCCCAGTATGGTGAGGCAGCTGCGTGGATGGAACCCATGCTGTCGGCCTTCGGTACCCGTGACATCCTCGAATGGATGCAGGCGCTGGGTCAGGACGCCTTCACCGGATCATCGGGTAAGATCTTTCCAAGAACAATGAAAGCCTCGCCCCTGTTGCGCGCCCTCATGAAGCGCCTGGAACAGCGCGGGGTGCAGCTCGTCACCCGCCACCGCTGGACCGGCTGGTCCGAGGATGGCGCGCTCCTGTTCATGACACCGGACGGCATCGCGACCGTTGAGGCGGATGCCTGCCTTCTGGCTCTTGGAGGCCCAAGCTGGCCGCGTCTTGGAACCGATGGAGCCGCGCTGGGTCCGCTTTCTGAGCGTGGCATAGAGAACCGCCCCTACCGCCCGGCCAACTGTGGTTTCGATGTAGACTTGCCTGAGGATTTTGTCAGCCAGTGGGCCGGTGCTCCGGTCAAGTCCGTGCGCCTCAAATTCGGCAGCCAGTCGGCCAATGGCGACTTTGTCATTTCCAGACACGCCGATCGCTCTGGCGAGGAAATGCAGGGCAAGAGCTGTGGCAGCATTGAGGGCGGCGCGATCTATGCGCTTTCAGCCCCGTTGCGGGATGCCATCGAACGGGATGGAACGGCGACCCTTATGGTCGATCTGCGCCCACACCTGACGCTGGCTCAGCTCAAGACCCGTCTTGATCGCCCCAAAGGCAAGCAATCGCTTTCCAACCACCTGCGCAAGTGCCTCAAGCTGCAGGGCTTGAAGGCGGCTCTTCTCAAGATTGCGACGGACAAGGCGGTGATGAGCGACATGGATCGCCTTGTGGAAAGCATCAAGGCCCTGCCCGTGACGCTGACCCGCCCGCGCCCCATCGCCGAAGCGATCAGCACCGCTGGCGGCGTTCTGCTGACAGAGCTTGATGACGGCTTGATGGTCAAGCGCCTGCCCGGCCTGTTCATGGCGGGCGAAATGCTGGATTGGGAGGCACCAACCGGCGGCTACCTGCTCACGGGCTGCCTGTCACAAGGCTATCGCGCAGCGGAAGGCATTGCGCACTATCTGACTATGGACGAATGA
- a CDS encoding SLAC1 anion channel family protein, which translates to MTQMSNPTGPGVSSPTPLDAGPMHTMGAHSHSRLEHFPNAFFAMVMGLAGFTLATERIEKSLGAEHSISLYLLVFTGIVFALLLGFYLAKAVRYPQAIRWEWNHPVRLCFFPAASIGLILMGTAFAPFSRPLSFGFWAVGAALHLFGTLAVLSTWIGHRNFELMHLNPAWFIPVVGNILVPIAGARLGYMEISWFFFAVGILFWIVLLTLVFNRLVFHNPLPQRLLPTLMILIAPPAIGFVSFVTMTGEIGPFARILYYTGVFFFLIILLQLPKLSRISFAMSWWAYSFPMAALTIATLLYAEKIQSPFHETLGLVLFALLVLVIIGLLARTAKAIIGNEICQPE; encoded by the coding sequence ATGACGCAAATGAGCAACCCGACTGGCCCCGGCGTATCGTCGCCCACCCCCCTGGACGCTGGCCCGATGCACACCATGGGCGCCCACTCCCATTCCCGTCTCGAGCATTTTCCCAACGCATTCTTTGCCATGGTCATGGGCCTGGCAGGCTTCACCCTAGCCACGGAACGCATAGAGAAAAGCCTTGGCGCAGAACACTCTATCAGCCTGTATTTGCTAGTCTTTACCGGCATTGTCTTCGCACTTCTGCTCGGCTTCTATCTGGCCAAGGCAGTGCGTTACCCTCAAGCCATCCGCTGGGAATGGAACCATCCCGTACGGTTGTGCTTTTTCCCGGCAGCCTCCATCGGCCTTATTCTGATGGGCACGGCCTTTGCGCCTTTTTCCCGGCCGCTTTCCTTTGGCTTCTGGGCCGTTGGCGCAGCGCTCCACCTGTTCGGAACCCTCGCCGTTCTGTCCACTTGGATCGGGCACAGGAACTTTGAATTGATGCATCTCAATCCGGCATGGTTCATTCCGGTGGTCGGCAATATCCTGGTGCCCATTGCCGGTGCCAGACTGGGTTACATGGAAATTTCATGGTTCTTCTTTGCCGTTGGCATCCTGTTCTGGATCGTTCTCCTGACACTGGTTTTCAACCGGCTGGTTTTCCACAATCCGCTGCCGCAACGGCTCCTGCCGACCCTGATGATTCTGATTGCACCTCCCGCTATCGGGTTTGTCTCCTTCGTGACCATGACCGGAGAGATTGGCCCCTTCGCGCGCATTCTATATTACACCGGGGTCTTCTTCTTCCTGATCATCCTGCTACAGCTGCCAAAACTGTCACGGATCTCCTTTGCCATGTCATGGTGGGCCTATAGTTTCCCCATGGCGGCCCTCACCATCGCCACCCTGCTCTATGCTGAGAAAATCCAGTCTCCCTTCCATGAGACTCTCGGCCTTGTGCTGTTTGCCCTGCTGGTTCTGGTGATCATCGGTCTGCTTGCAAGAACGGCCAAAGCGATCATCGGCAACGAGATCTGCCAGCCCGAATAA
- a CDS encoding response regulator, with amino-acid sequence MRKTRGSVLVADSSAKGREDILQSLLMVDADLSILQADSPATLGTILSNTTIDILFIGERFSEMDGLDVIEQLGPLRHSSLTILLADHFSAATLERSRKLGLYDCIQTPLKESDLQRILLRRDAQLNKLSALVIDSQSATRRIIFRLLSDCRFRLMISEAETGPLAVSLSKAIPYHILLVDPETEGWQGSDMAKKITTRQQQCRIVLMSAGDETAILAQHGDAEVAGFIKKPFYPDDLERLMHQLLNIPPSNLLNKNFFEEQTPSQSALSDMPSPLSGHGEAEQSAEDNREIVWL; translated from the coding sequence ATGCGCAAGACCAGAGGGTCCGTTCTGGTTGCTGACTCATCTGCCAAAGGACGTGAGGACATCCTGCAAAGCCTGTTAATGGTCGACGCAGACCTGTCGATCCTGCAGGCAGATTCGCCCGCTACCCTCGGCACCATACTGAGCAACACCACCATCGATATCCTTTTTATCGGAGAGCGATTCTCGGAAATGGATGGCCTCGATGTCATTGAGCAGCTGGGGCCATTGCGCCACTCCAGTCTGACCATTTTGCTCGCCGACCATTTCAGCGCCGCCACGCTTGAGCGCAGCCGCAAGCTCGGCCTCTATGACTGCATCCAGACGCCACTTAAAGAATCTGATTTACAGCGCATCCTGCTAAGGCGAGACGCACAACTCAACAAGCTGTCGGCCTTGGTCATTGATTCCCAGTCAGCCACTCGCCGGATCATTTTCAGGTTGCTGTCAGACTGCCGGTTCCGACTGATGATTTCGGAGGCTGAAACCGGACCGCTCGCCGTCTCTCTGAGCAAGGCCATCCCTTATCATATACTGCTGGTTGATCCTGAAACCGAGGGCTGGCAGGGATCGGATATGGCCAAGAAGATCACCACGCGACAGCAACAATGTCGCATTGTGCTGATGAGTGCCGGAGATGAAACCGCCATTCTCGCCCAGCATGGAGATGCAGAGGTGGCCGGTTTTATCAAGAAGCCATTCTATCCCGATGACCTGGAACGGCTGATGCATCAATTGTTGAACATTCCCCCAAGCAATCTGCTCAACAAGAATTTCTTTGAAGAACAGACCCCGTCGCAATCTGCATTGTCTGATATGCCCTCCCCCCTGTCCGGCCATGGCGAGGCCGAGCAATCCGCAGAGGACAACAGAGAGATTGTCTGGCTCTGA
- a CDS encoding transglutaminase-like cysteine peptidase, which yields MISIGLIASFAPQSAVAAMTGSMRVTERTSPPAGHVYYCASNPVACQHYGQGVVALTQESWKQLLDINASVNRSIKAKADGQIDEWSAYVREGDCEDYALTKQQELLRRGWPSDALLITTAFLEDGTYHAVLIARTDRGEFVLDNLNQRVLPWQEVNYRWNKRQAVGNPQMWQRVAGAPQPTTQRPVAGFRLRGNQ from the coding sequence ATGATATCAATCGGCCTGATCGCCAGCTTCGCGCCACAGAGCGCAGTTGCAGCGATGACCGGTAGCATGCGCGTGACGGAACGAACCAGCCCGCCAGCCGGTCACGTTTATTATTGTGCAAGCAATCCGGTTGCCTGCCAGCACTATGGACAAGGGGTGGTTGCCCTGACGCAGGAAAGCTGGAAGCAGCTGCTTGACATCAACGCATCGGTCAACAGAAGCATCAAGGCAAAGGCCGATGGCCAGATCGATGAATGGTCCGCCTATGTCCGCGAAGGGGATTGCGAGGATTATGCCCTGACCAAGCAGCAGGAACTGCTCAGACGGGGTTGGCCCTCCGATGCACTGCTGATCACAACGGCGTTTCTGGAAGACGGCACCTATCATGCGGTGCTTATTGCGCGCACTGACCGTGGCGAATTCGTGCTGGACAATCTCAATCAACGCGTTCTGCCCTGGCAGGAGGTGAACTACCGCTGGAACAAGCGTCAGGCGGTTGGCAACCCGCAAATGTGGCAGCGCGTCGCCGGAGCGCCGCAGCCAACGACCCAACGGCCTGTGGCCGGGTTCCGATTGCGTGGCAACCAGTAG
- the meaB gene encoding methylmalonyl Co-A mutase-associated GTPase MeaB — protein MVPAHLNADLLAKQILEGNRASLARAITLVESRKPEHRAIARELLTQLLPYSGKAHRVGITGVPGVGKSTTIDQLGKNLTEAGKRVAVLAVDPSSTRTGGSILGDKTRMEQLCTDPNAFIRPSPSAGTLGGVAARTRETMFLCEAAGYDVILVETVGIGQSETTVADMVDFFLVLMLPGAGDELQGIKKGVLEIADMIAVNKADGDGWARARKAAAQYRAALHIMTPVSSNWTPPVMTISGLANESLDKMWKQVVEHQQKLTATGELQEKRSGQQVRWMWSMLEDRMRALLHENASVKDLLHQVEGQVESGTLPASVAVEDVMEQLLSNLRNS, from the coding sequence ATGGTACCTGCTCATTTGAATGCGGATCTTCTAGCCAAACAAATTCTCGAAGGGAACAGAGCGTCCCTAGCAAGAGCCATAACGCTCGTGGAGAGCCGCAAGCCTGAACACCGGGCAATCGCCCGCGAGCTATTGACCCAATTGCTGCCCTACTCGGGCAAGGCTCACAGGGTGGGAATCACCGGTGTTCCGGGCGTTGGCAAATCGACCACCATCGACCAGTTGGGCAAGAACCTGACGGAAGCGGGCAAGCGCGTCGCCGTTCTGGCCGTTGACCCTTCCTCCACCCGCACGGGTGGGTCCATCCTCGGTGACAAGACCCGCATGGAACAACTTTGCACCGATCCTAACGCCTTCATCCGTCCTTCCCCTTCGGCTGGCACGCTGGGGGGCGTTGCGGCCCGGACGCGCGAAACCATGTTCCTGTGCGAGGCTGCTGGCTATGATGTCATTCTGGTCGAAACCGTTGGCATCGGTCAGTCGGAAACCACGGTTGCCGACATGGTCGACTTCTTCCTCGTGCTGATGCTGCCGGGTGCTGGCGATGAGCTTCAGGGTATCAAGAAGGGCGTGCTTGAGATTGCCGACATGATCGCGGTCAACAAGGCAGATGGCGACGGCTGGGCACGGGCCCGCAAGGCGGCGGCCCAATATCGTGCCGCCCTGCATATCATGACCCCGGTCAGCAGCAACTGGACACCGCCGGTCATGACTATTTCGGGTCTCGCCAACGAGAGCCTCGACAAGATGTGGAAGCAGGTTGTAGAGCATCAACAGAAGCTGACTGCAACCGGCGAATTGCAGGAAAAGCGCAGTGGCCAGCAAGTGCGCTGGATGTGGTCGATGCTCGAAGACCGCATGCGTGCCCTGCTGCATGAAAATGCCAGCGTCAAGGACCTGCTGCATCAGGTCGAGGGGCAGGTCGAAAGCGGCACCCTGCCAGCGTCAGTGGCGGTTGAAGACGTCATGGAACAGCTTCTGAGCAACCTCAGAAACAGCTGA
- a CDS encoding acetyl-CoA hydrolase/transferase C-terminal domain-containing protein: protein MKVEDTIDMFKDGMNLGWSGFTPAGYPKAVPIALAEHVEKNNLQGKLKFNLFIGASVGAETEGRWADNDMIDRRWPYQTGKNIAKAINEGRIRMGDKHLSLFAQDLAYGFYTKDSKSGKLDLAIIEVSAVTEDGCLVPSASVGVIPEIIQTCDNIILEVNTAMPSYEGMHDIMVLHAPPHREIIGITKANSRIGMPCIPCDPSKIVAIVESEYTDKGRALADPDEGSVAIANYLLDFFQNEVKHHRLPENLLPLQSGVGSIANAVVGGLAKGPFYNLSVYTEVLQDGMLDLFDSGRLDYASSCSLSLSQDHGMPRFIERREFYQDKIILRPLSISNNPEVARRLGVIAMNTPIEIDMYGHANSTLISGTRIVNGIGGSGDFLRSGFLKIMHTPSVRPSKTDPTGISCVVPHAQHIDHTEHDLDVVVTEQGLADLRGLAPRDRAHCIINNCVHPDYKDIMNEYFEMAEKDCLRRGVGHEPQLWDRVFKMQLNLAQNGTMKIKNWDIKIDLCE from the coding sequence ATGAAGGTGGAAGACACCATTGACATGTTCAAGGATGGCATGAACTTGGGCTGGTCCGGTTTTACACCGGCAGGGTATCCAAAGGCTGTGCCAATTGCGCTGGCTGAGCATGTCGAGAAGAACAACCTTCAGGGCAAACTGAAATTCAACCTCTTCATCGGCGCTTCCGTGGGAGCTGAAACCGAAGGCCGCTGGGCAGACAACGACATGATCGACCGTCGTTGGCCTTACCAGACCGGCAAGAATATCGCAAAAGCCATCAACGAAGGCCGCATCCGCATGGGCGACAAGCATCTGTCGCTGTTCGCTCAGGATCTGGCCTATGGCTTCTACACAAAGGATTCCAAGTCCGGCAAGCTGGACCTGGCCATCATCGAAGTGTCTGCCGTTACCGAAGATGGCTGTCTGGTTCCGTCCGCTTCCGTCGGCGTGATCCCGGAAATCATCCAGACCTGCGACAACATCATTCTCGAAGTCAACACCGCGATGCCTTCCTATGAAGGCATGCATGACATCATGGTTCTGCATGCTCCTCCGCATCGCGAAATCATCGGCATCACCAAGGCAAACAGCCGCATCGGCATGCCTTGCATTCCGTGCGATCCGAGCAAGATCGTTGCCATCGTCGAATCCGAATATACCGACAAGGGCCGCGCCCTGGCTGATCCGGACGAAGGCTCCGTTGCAATCGCCAACTACCTGCTCGACTTCTTCCAGAACGAAGTGAAGCACCATCGCCTGCCGGAAAATCTGCTGCCGCTGCAGTCTGGTGTGGGCTCGATCGCCAACGCCGTCGTCGGCGGTCTGGCCAAGGGTCCATTCTATAACCTCAGCGTCTATACCGAGGTTCTTCAGGACGGCATGCTGGATCTGTTCGATTCAGGGCGTCTTGACTATGCATCGTCCTGCTCACTGTCGCTGTCTCAGGACCACGGCATGCCTCGCTTCATCGAGCGCCGCGAATTCTATCAAGACAAGATCATTCTGCGTCCGCTGTCCATTTCCAACAACCCGGAAGTGGCACGTCGTCTTGGCGTAATCGCCATGAACACGCCGATCGAAATCGACATGTATGGTCACGCCAACTCCACGCTGATCAGCGGCACCCGCATCGTCAACGGTATCGGCGGTTCGGGCGACTTCCTGCGCTCGGGCTTCCTGAAGATCATGCACACCCCGTCTGTGCGTCCGTCCAAGACCGACCCGACCGGCATCAGTTGCGTTGTTCCGCACGCCCAGCATATCGACCACACCGAGCATGACCTCGACGTAGTGGTAACAGAACAGGGTCTGGCCGATCTTCGTGGTCTGGCTCCGCGTGATCGCGCCCACTGCATCATCAACAACTGCGTCCATCCGGATTACAAGGACATCATGAACGAGTATTTCGAAATGGCCGAAAAGGACTGTCTCCGTCGCGGCGTTGGTCACGAACCACAGCTGTGGGATCGCGTCTTCAAGATGCAGCTCAATCTTGCCCAGAATGGCACGATGAAAATCAAGAACTGGGACATCAAGATAGATCTGTGCGAATAG
- a CDS encoding SDR family oxidoreductase — translation MRILVLGGFGLIGSEICRALLRADHEVVSLSRTPREAAKLLPQVEWFTGDMRRMLDPGEWMHLLDDVDAVVNAASALQDGLMADLEAVHHLSVKACLDACVERGILRFVQISSTGAEPNAPTAFMRTKAIGDDVVMDSSIEWVVLRPGLVLAPSAYSGTALLRLLAGFPYIQPLVMADRRIQTIHIDELTEAALMAVEGRIPAHADIDLVEAESHTFEELVVGMRNWLGFSPAWKTFRFSTRTANLLTGIANGLGRLGWRSPMRTTALQVLEGHVNGDPTLWHSISGRYCRSYEETLAMMPSTTQERWFSRLALLLPVLVATLSLFWILTGVLTLFDMQWAAENLADSGATVLQVQFLLASAAFIDIALGIAILIRRLAHQICIAMVIMTVVYLCSASLLVPALWMDPAGALIKAVPAMMLALVTRALLGSR, via the coding sequence ATGCGCATTCTGGTTCTTGGTGGTTTTGGCCTGATCGGATCGGAAATATGCCGAGCCTTGCTCCGTGCAGACCATGAGGTGGTCAGCCTGTCGCGGACACCGAGGGAGGCGGCAAAACTCCTTCCTCAGGTAGAATGGTTCACGGGCGACATGCGCCGGATGCTTGATCCTGGCGAATGGATGCATCTGCTCGATGACGTCGATGCCGTGGTCAATGCCGCCAGCGCGCTTCAGGATGGCCTGATGGCCGATCTGGAAGCCGTTCATCATCTGTCGGTCAAGGCCTGCCTTGATGCCTGCGTGGAACGCGGGATCCTGCGGTTTGTCCAGATCTCTTCCACCGGTGCCGAGCCCAATGCCCCCACTGCCTTCATGCGCACCAAGGCTATTGGTGATGATGTGGTGATGGATTCGTCCATCGAGTGGGTCGTGTTGCGCCCCGGCCTCGTTCTCGCCCCCTCTGCCTACAGTGGCACAGCGCTGCTGCGCCTCCTGGCTGGATTTCCTTATATCCAGCCTCTTGTTATGGCTGACCGTCGTATTCAGACGATTCACATCGACGAACTGACGGAAGCTGCCCTGATGGCCGTGGAAGGGCGTATTCCCGCCCATGCCGATATCGATCTGGTGGAAGCGGAAAGCCACACCTTTGAAGAGCTGGTTGTGGGCATGCGCAATTGGCTTGGTTTCTCGCCCGCTTGGAAGACCTTCAGATTTTCAACACGAACCGCCAATCTGCTGACCGGCATCGCCAATGGCCTCGGACGGCTTGGCTGGCGGTCGCCGATGCGCACCACCGCGCTTCAGGTGCTGGAAGGCCATGTCAATGGCGACCCGACCCTGTGGCACTCGATTTCCGGTCGCTATTGCCGCTCCTATGAGGAAACGCTGGCCATGATGCCGAGCACGACGCAGGAGCGTTGGTTCTCCCGGCTGGCTCTGTTGCTGCCGGTTCTTGTGGCCACTCTGTCGCTGTTCTGGATTCTGACCGGTGTGCTGACGCTGTTTGACATGCAGTGGGCAGCGGAAAACCTGGCCGATTCCGGAGCGACCGTCCTGCAGGTGCAATTCCTGTTGGCGAGCGCTGCCTTCATCGACATTGCGCTCGGCATAGCGATTCTCATTCGCCGGCTGGCGCATCAGATCTGCATTGCGATGGTGATCATGACGGTGGTCTATCTATGCTCTGCCAGTTTGCTGGTTCCGGCCCTCTGGATGGATCCGGCGGGGGCCTTGATCAAGGCCGTCCCGGCGATGATGCTGGCACTGGTTACAAGGGCGCTGCTGGGTAGCCGCTGA
- a CDS encoding asparaginase, which yields MAVLVEVTRGVRVESWHMGAIAVVDAAGELVSSIGDIESPVFPRSAIKGLQALPLIESGAADHFHLPTEALSIACASHNGEEIHVDTVKAMLQACGLSEGALECGAHSPRYEKDQAILHLRGVDPTAANNNCSGKHAGFLCFSQQAGFDHHGYVKPDHPVQREVRAVLEQATGFSLEGERGMDLCGVDGCSIPTYAIPLKNLAHAFARFGTGSGFAPERAKAAQRLRQAVAKAPYMVAGHDRFCTSIMEIFGERAFVKTGAEGVFCASLPDQGLGVALKCWDGAARASEIMMAAVIDAFLPMSEGEAVAMEDWRERKLVNWNGIKVGEIKLADGVLSHLMQKMKA from the coding sequence ATGGCTGTTCTGGTTGAAGTGACGCGGGGCGTGCGGGTTGAAAGCTGGCACATGGGGGCAATCGCCGTGGTTGATGCTGCGGGCGAACTTGTTTCGTCGATCGGGGATATCGAAAGCCCCGTGTTCCCTCGGTCTGCCATCAAGGGGCTGCAGGCTTTGCCGCTGATCGAATCCGGCGCGGCCGATCACTTCCATTTGCCAACCGAAGCGCTATCCATTGCCTGCGCCTCGCACAATGGCGAAGAGATCCATGTCGATACCGTGAAGGCGATGCTACAAGCCTGCGGCCTCTCTGAAGGCGCGCTGGAATGTGGGGCGCACAGCCCGCGCTATGAAAAGGATCAGGCGATCCTGCATCTGCGCGGTGTCGATCCAACCGCCGCCAACAACAATTGCTCCGGCAAGCACGCCGGGTTCCTGTGCTTTTCCCAACAGGCTGGCTTTGATCATCATGGCTATGTCAAGCCGGATCATCCGGTGCAGCGGGAGGTGAGGGCCGTTCTGGAGCAAGCGACCGGCTTTTCTCTCGAGGGAGAAAGAGGCATGGATCTCTGCGGTGTTGATGGCTGCTCGATCCCGACCTATGCGATTCCCTTGAAGAATCTGGCCCATGCCTTTGCTCGTTTTGGCACCGGTTCGGGTTTTGCGCCGGAACGGGCCAAGGCTGCCCAAAGGTTGCGGCAAGCCGTTGCCAAGGCCCCCTACATGGTGGCCGGGCATGATCGCTTCTGCACATCGATCATGGAGATTTTCGGCGAGCGTGCCTTCGTCAAGACCGGTGCCGAAGGGGTCTTCTGCGCCAGTCTGCCCGATCAGGGACTAGGCGTGGCTCTCAAATGCTGGGACGGCGCTGCGCGGGCCTCGGAAATCATGATGGCTGCGGTGATCGACGCTTTCCTGCCAATGAGCGAAGGAGAGGCTGTTGCCATGGAAGACTGGAGGGAACGCAAGCTGGTCAACTGGAATGGCATCAAGGTCGGAGAGATCAAGCTCGCGGACGGCGTGCTGTCCCATCTCATGCAGAAGATGAAAGCCTGA